From one Anopheles bellator chromosome 1, idAnoBellAS_SP24_06.2, whole genome shotgun sequence genomic stretch:
- the LOC131216307 gene encoding uncharacterized protein LOC131216307 gives MFSRKELPYLGALIFATLLHLSNALQLEGLSTKKPRVTKYTMKPTYSSATAVPSSLSLYRLNAPSGATCILIQTDALLSIQYRDKYNEDKEADSFLPDQMDVSGECWEDESRVTLAWKGFVVSIFFSKTPGGERWYVNSVDLAYSSSNKLFEHIDRPGLDVKLSTPPGTLLFPTPVGKSYTCDKELTITMFAQDENDKSGHLAKLYLRELRMQSFMYKAGNNWGPTFQCSATGTYRDETAPIAVGSTLAVATVCTVVGYGLWRYFKVKKFQYGTMA, from the exons ATGTTCTCTCGAAAGGAGTTGCCCTACCTGGGGGCACTGATTTTCG CGACGTTGCTGCACCTGAGCAATGCGCTACAGCTCGAAGGACTCTCAACAAAGAAGCCACGCGTTACGAAATACACCATGAAGCCAACGTACAGCTCG GCTACCGCCGTACCGTCGTCGCTGTCCCTCTACCGTCTGAACGCCCCGAGCGGAGCGACGTGTATTCTAATCCAGACGGATGCGCTGCTCAGCATTCAGTATCGGGACAAGTACAACGAGGATAAG GAAGCGGATTCGTTCCTGCCCGATCAGATGGACGTGTCGGGCGAGTGCTGGGAGGACGAATCGCGCGTTACGCTCGCCTGGAAAGGGTTCGTAGTCAGCATCTTCTTCTCGAAGACGCCGGGCGGCGAGCGTTGGTACGTGAACAGCGTAGACCTCGCGTACTCGTCCTCCAACAAACTGTTCGAGCATATCGATCGTCCCGGGTTGGACGTGAAACTGTCCACGCCGCCCGGCACGCTCCTCTTCCCGACACCGGTCGGCAAATCGTACACTTGTGACAAGGAGCTCACCATCACGATGTTCGCGCAGGACGAGAACGACAAGTCGGGTCACCTGGCCAAGCTGTACCTGCGCGAGCTGCGGATGCAGAGCTTCATGTACAAGGCGGGCAACAACTGGGGACCCACGTTCCAGTGCAGCGCCACCGGCACTTACCGCGACGAGACGGCCCCGATCGCGGTCGGCTCGACATTagccgtcgccaccgtctgTACCGTCGTTGGGTACGGCTTGTGGAG ATACTTCAAGGTAAAGAAGTTCCAGTACGGAACCATGGCTTAA